One genomic region from Anaeromusa acidaminophila DSM 3853 encodes:
- the nifD gene encoding nitrogenase molybdenum-iron protein alpha chain: MAMTEKELQDILDRYPSKVQKNRKKHILIKDGVLEQQEIEANTRTVPGIMTNRGCAYAGCKGVVVGPLKDMVHIVHGPIGCSYYAWGARRNKARTEEGGDNFINYCFSTDMQESDIVFGGEKKLTAMIDEVVEIFHPKAISISATCPVGLIGDDINAVARTAQEKHGIQVLAFNCEGYKGVSQSAGHHIANNNLMDKVIGNSDLEEAPGKFPINILGEYNIGGDGWEVERMLKEIGYHIVTVMTGDGSWKSLRNAHVAELNLVQCHRSINYIAEMLEIKYGTPWLKVNFIGVNSTVETLRNMAKYFDDPGLTQRTEDFIAKELLRVQPQMEQYRKICDGKTAFCFVGGSRGHHYQGLFGELGIETVLAGYEFAHRDDYEGRVVIPTIKTDADSKNIPDLHVEQDERRYRLKLSPEKMESLKGVIPLGDYKGMNVEMKDGSIIVDDINHYETEEFIRLLKPDIFASGIKDKYVVQKMGIPAKQLHSYDYSGPYAGFNGAVNFARDVSMAFASPTWNYITPPWKDQPLLDGSMNEGGAR; encoded by the coding sequence ATGGCGATGACCGAAAAAGAGCTTCAGGACATCTTGGATCGCTATCCGAGTAAGGTCCAAAAAAATCGCAAGAAGCACATTCTGATTAAAGATGGCGTTCTGGAACAGCAAGAGATTGAAGCGAATACCAGAACGGTTCCAGGCATTATGACCAACCGCGGCTGCGCCTATGCAGGATGCAAAGGCGTGGTGGTTGGGCCGCTGAAGGATATGGTGCATATTGTGCATGGCCCTATCGGCTGCAGCTACTATGCCTGGGGCGCACGGCGCAACAAGGCCCGCACCGAAGAAGGCGGCGACAATTTCATTAACTACTGTTTTTCAACGGACATGCAGGAAAGCGACATTGTCTTCGGCGGCGAGAAAAAATTAACCGCTATGATCGATGAAGTCGTGGAGATTTTCCACCCGAAAGCTATCAGTATTTCCGCTACCTGTCCAGTTGGGCTTATCGGCGACGATATCAACGCTGTCGCCAGAACCGCGCAGGAAAAACACGGTATTCAGGTGCTGGCGTTCAACTGTGAGGGCTATAAAGGCGTTAGCCAGTCGGCGGGCCATCATATTGCCAATAACAACCTGATGGACAAAGTCATCGGCAACAGCGATCTAGAGGAGGCGCCGGGTAAATTTCCCATCAATATTCTCGGCGAGTACAACATCGGCGGTGATGGCTGGGAAGTCGAGCGCATGCTCAAGGAAATTGGCTATCACATCGTCACCGTTATGACCGGCGATGGCTCGTGGAAATCGTTGCGCAACGCTCATGTGGCGGAACTGAATTTGGTGCAGTGTCACCGCTCCATCAACTATATTGCGGAGATGCTGGAAATTAAATATGGTACGCCGTGGCTGAAGGTCAACTTTATCGGCGTCAACAGCACCGTTGAGACACTGCGCAACATGGCCAAGTATTTTGACGATCCGGGACTGACGCAGCGCACCGAAGATTTCATTGCCAAAGAACTGCTGCGGGTACAGCCGCAAATGGAGCAGTACCGCAAAATTTGCGACGGCAAAACCGCCTTCTGTTTTGTGGGCGGTTCTCGGGGCCATCATTATCAGGGCCTTTTCGGCGAATTGGGTATTGAGACCGTGCTGGCTGGCTATGAATTCGCCCATCGCGACGACTATGAAGGCCGCGTCGTTATTCCCACTATCAAAACCGACGCGGATAGTAAGAACATTCCCGATCTGCATGTGGAACAAGATGAGCGCCGGTATCGCCTGAAGCTGTCGCCGGAAAAAATGGAGTCCCTGAAAGGGGTTATTCCGCTGGGCGATTACAAGGGCATGAATGTGGAGATGAAAGACGGCAGCATTATTGTCGATGACATCAACCACTATGAGACGGAAGAATTCATTCGCCTGCTCAAACCGGATATCTTCGCTTCCGGCATCAAGGATAAGTATGTGGTACAGAAAATGGGCATTCCCGCCAAACAGCTGCACTCGTACGATTACAGCGGACCCTACGCCGGTTTTAACGGGGCCGTGAATTTCGCCAGAGATGTCAGCATGGCCTTTGCTTCACCGACATGGAACTATATTACGCCGCCCTGGAAGGACCAACCCTTGCTTGACGGCAGCATGAACGAAGGAGGTGCGCGCTGA
- a CDS encoding phosphopantetheine-binding protein, whose translation MTTTEKVNKIILDLKKGKVTEDMLQPSAELVKDLHMDSLDMAEMLVMAEDEFQVKISLEKVGGLKTLADAVQYVDSLL comes from the coding sequence ATGACAACGACGGAAAAGGTAAATAAGATTATTTTGGACTTGAAGAAGGGCAAGGTTACGGAGGATATGCTGCAGCCTTCAGCGGAACTGGTGAAGGACTTGCACATGGATTCCCTGGATATGGCGGAAATGCTGGTTATGGCGGAAGATGAATTTCAGGTGAAAATTTCGCTGGAAAAAGTAGGCGGCCTTAAAACCTTGGCTGACGCCGTGCAATATGTAGATAGCTTGCTGTAA
- a CDS encoding P-II family nitrogen regulator, translating into MLLVRAIIRPEKRDEVLYELSTAGFHAATVIDVMGRGKQKGIKIGSIVYDEIPKVMILMAVRDEDKEDVVSVIMRTAKTSDSGAFGDGKIFITPIEEAYTVSSAATGL; encoded by the coding sequence ATGTTGTTGGTAAGAGCCATTATTCGGCCGGAAAAACGAGACGAAGTGCTATATGAGCTGTCTACAGCCGGCTTTCACGCGGCAACGGTTATCGACGTTATGGGCCGAGGCAAGCAAAAGGGCATCAAAATCGGCAGTATTGTGTATGACGAAATTCCTAAAGTCATGATTTTGATGGCAGTGCGGGATGAAGACAAAGAAGACGTAGTCAGCGTCATCATGCGCACTGCGAAAACCAGTGATTCCGGCGCTTTTGGGGACGGTAAAATTTTTATCACGCCTATCGAAGAGGCGTATACGGTATCCTCCGCAGCCACTGGGCTGTAG
- the nifK gene encoding nitrogenase molybdenum-iron protein subunit beta, translating to MLNHTPETIVERKSGGMINPAKTCQPIGAMYAALGLHGCMPHSHGSQGCCSFHRMHLTRHFRDPIMATTSSFTEGASVFGGGANLKTSIKNIFEVYDPEIIAVHTTCLSETIGDDVPTIIFQSEVPEGKVVFHANTPSYQGSHITGFSNMTKAMVNYFCEATEKFKKEQVNLLPGFVNPGDMREIKRLTSLMDVPFHMFPDTSGVVDSPMTGTFSMYPKGGALLEDVKDAGNSRITLSLGHFASMNAAELLEKKCKVPKVDLKTPIGIKATDAFLMALRGAFAKEIPYELEEERGQLVDIMTDTHFHFHGKKVAIFGDPDVVTAMTEFALSLGMKPVHVLTGTPGGGLGAGLGSFEDDINGLLKGAGIKGNVKAAGDLFLLHQWIKNEPVDLLIGNTYGKYIARAEDIPFVRLGFPVLDRSVHSYFPVVGYRGAMRLIEMISSALLDRADRDAKDEDFELVM from the coding sequence ATGTTGAATCACACGCCGGAAACCATTGTTGAACGCAAAAGCGGCGGGATGATCAATCCCGCTAAGACTTGCCAGCCTATCGGCGCCATGTACGCGGCGCTGGGTCTGCACGGCTGCATGCCGCACAGCCACGGCTCCCAAGGCTGCTGCTCCTTCCACCGCATGCACCTGACCCGGCATTTTCGAGACCCCATCATGGCAACGACCAGCAGCTTTACCGAAGGTGCCTCGGTTTTCGGAGGCGGCGCCAATCTGAAGACTTCGATTAAAAATATTTTTGAGGTCTATGACCCGGAAATCATTGCCGTGCATACAACCTGTCTTTCCGAAACCATCGGGGACGATGTACCGACGATTATTTTCCAATCGGAAGTTCCCGAAGGCAAAGTCGTGTTTCACGCGAACACACCCAGCTATCAAGGCTCGCATATTACCGGCTTTTCCAATATGACCAAAGCAATGGTCAACTATTTTTGCGAAGCTACAGAGAAGTTCAAAAAAGAGCAGGTCAATCTTCTTCCTGGCTTCGTTAACCCTGGAGACATGCGGGAAATCAAGCGTTTAACAAGCCTGATGGACGTGCCCTTTCATATGTTCCCGGACACCTCGGGCGTTGTCGATTCGCCGATGACAGGAACGTTCTCCATGTATCCCAAGGGCGGCGCGTTGCTGGAGGATGTCAAGGATGCCGGCAATTCCCGAATCACTCTTTCCTTGGGGCATTTCGCCTCCATGAATGCAGCGGAGCTGTTGGAGAAAAAATGCAAAGTTCCCAAAGTAGACTTGAAAACTCCTATCGGCATTAAGGCGACAGACGCTTTTCTCATGGCCTTGCGTGGCGCTTTTGCAAAAGAAATTCCGTACGAACTGGAAGAAGAGCGCGGGCAACTGGTGGATATCATGACAGATACACACTTCCATTTCCATGGCAAGAAAGTGGCGATTTTCGGCGACCCCGACGTAGTTACGGCGATGACCGAGTTTGCCCTCAGTTTGGGGATGAAGCCGGTGCATGTCCTCACAGGCACTCCCGGCGGTGGATTGGGAGCAGGACTGGGCAGCTTTGAAGACGACATTAATGGACTGCTCAAAGGAGCGGGAATCAAGGGCAATGTCAAAGCAGCGGGAGATTTGTTCCTGCTCCATCAGTGGATTAAAAACGAGCCGGTGGATCTGCTGATCGGCAACACCTATGGCAAGTATATCGCCCGGGCGGAAGACATTCCTTTTGTGCGGCTGGGCTTCCCTGTTCTGGACCGCAGCGTGCATTCCTACTTCCCGGTCGTAGGCTATCGCGGCGCGATGCGCCTCATCGAAATGATCAGCAGCGCTCTTCTGGACCGCGCTGACCGCGACGCCAAAGACGAAGACTTCGAATTGGTTATGTAG
- the nifE gene encoding nitrogenase iron-molybdenum cofactor biosynthesis protein NifE — protein sequence MEEARSLAARDAFIVTKGQKKTLQCDADSIAGCVSQRACVYCGARVVLNPITDALHLVHGPIGCASYTWDIRGSLSSGEELFRNSFSTDMQEEDIIFGGEKKLALCLDELITKYRPPLAFVYSTCIVGVIGDDLKAVCKAASERHDIEVLPVESSGFIGNKAAGYRAACDALLRLIAVEPAEAARRRKERRAKSGKPVINYLGDFNLAGEAWIIRDYLCRLGVELNVVFTGDATYADLKRAPEAELNIIQCAGSMQYLAGNMQDVYGIPSLQVSFLGMDDTASSLRAIAQELGEAKIATNAEAVIAVEAAAYAPQVEAYRQHLEGKKAAVYVGGGFKAVSLIRQFREVGMEVVMVGSQTGRKEEYALMNDLVQEGAVILDDANPAELERFLLEQGADLLVGGVKERPLAYKLGRAFLDHNHDRKHPLSGYVGALNFAKEVYSSICSPVWRHLGEAPWLKKGGV from the coding sequence ATGGAAGAGGCGAGAAGTCTAGCGGCTAGAGACGCGTTTATTGTAACCAAAGGACAGAAGAAAACCCTGCAGTGCGACGCCGACAGCATTGCCGGCTGCGTCAGTCAACGGGCTTGCGTCTATTGCGGCGCGCGGGTCGTGCTCAATCCGATTACCGACGCTTTGCATTTGGTGCACGGCCCTATCGGCTGCGCCAGCTATACCTGGGATATCCGGGGCAGTCTGAGCAGCGGCGAAGAGCTGTTTCGTAACAGCTTTTCAACAGACATGCAAGAAGAAGACATTATTTTCGGCGGTGAAAAGAAGCTGGCTCTTTGTTTGGATGAACTGATTACGAAATACCGTCCGCCCTTGGCTTTCGTATATTCTACTTGTATTGTCGGCGTGATCGGCGACGATTTGAAGGCCGTCTGCAAGGCGGCGTCAGAGCGGCACGATATTGAAGTGCTGCCTGTAGAATCCAGCGGCTTTATCGGCAACAAAGCCGCCGGTTACCGGGCTGCCTGCGACGCATTGCTGCGACTCATTGCCGTCGAACCGGCGGAGGCGGCGCGCCGCCGCAAAGAACGCCGCGCCAAAAGCGGCAAGCCGGTGATTAACTACCTGGGAGATTTCAACCTAGCCGGGGAAGCTTGGATTATTCGCGACTATCTGTGCCGGTTGGGCGTAGAACTGAATGTGGTTTTTACCGGCGACGCTACGTACGCCGATTTGAAACGGGCGCCGGAAGCGGAGCTGAACATCATTCAATGCGCCGGTTCGATGCAGTATCTGGCGGGGAATATGCAAGATGTGTACGGCATTCCCTCGCTGCAAGTTTCTTTTTTAGGCATGGACGATACGGCTTCTTCGCTGCGAGCCATTGCGCAAGAACTGGGAGAGGCGAAGATTGCAACGAACGCGGAAGCGGTCATTGCGGTGGAAGCGGCAGCTTACGCGCCGCAAGTAGAGGCGTATCGACAACATCTGGAAGGGAAAAAAGCGGCGGTATATGTGGGCGGCGGCTTTAAGGCTGTCTCGTTGATTCGCCAGTTCCGCGAAGTGGGTATGGAAGTGGTTATGGTGGGCAGCCAGACTGGGCGCAAAGAAGAATATGCGCTGATGAATGACTTGGTTCAAGAAGGCGCTGTTATCTTAGACGACGCCAATCCGGCGGAGCTGGAGCGGTTCTTGCTTGAGCAAGGGGCGGATCTTCTGGTTGGGGGCGTGAAAGAACGTCCTTTGGCCTACAAGCTGGGGCGGGCGTTTTTGGACCATAATCATGACCGCAAGCACCCTCTGAGCGGCTATGTAGGGGCGCTGAATTTTGCCAAGGAAGTGTATTCTTCCATTTGTTCGCCGGTTTGGCGGCATTTGGGCGAAGCGCCGTGGCTGAAGAAAGGCGGTGTGTAG
- the nifH gene encoding nitrogenase iron protein, translating into MRQVAIYGKGGIGKSTTTQNTVAALAEAGKKVMVVGCDPKADSTRLLLNGLCQKTVLDTLRDEGDDIELDDILKPGFRGTKCVESGGPEPGVGCAGRGIITSINLLESLGAYEDDLDYVFYDVLGDVVCGGFAMPIREGKAEEIYIVASGELMALYAANNISKGIQKYATTGKVRLGGIICNSRKVDNELELLQAFATELGSQLIHFVPRDNVVQRAEINKKTVIDFDPKEDQSDEYRKLAMAINQNKNFVIPKPMTQDRLEELMMSYGILG; encoded by the coding sequence ATGAGACAGGTAGCTATTTACGGCAAAGGCGGCATCGGTAAATCGACAACAACCCAAAATACAGTGGCGGCCCTAGCGGAAGCCGGGAAGAAAGTAATGGTGGTAGGCTGTGACCCGAAGGCGGATTCGACGCGGCTGCTTTTGAACGGTCTTTGCCAAAAGACGGTGCTCGATACGCTTCGCGATGAAGGGGACGATATTGAACTGGACGATATTTTAAAACCCGGTTTTCGCGGCACGAAATGCGTGGAGTCCGGCGGCCCGGAGCCTGGCGTAGGCTGCGCTGGACGCGGCATCATTACCTCCATCAATTTGCTGGAGTCCCTGGGCGCTTATGAAGACGACCTGGATTATGTGTTCTACGACGTTTTGGGTGACGTGGTTTGCGGCGGGTTTGCCATGCCGATTCGCGAAGGCAAAGCCGAAGAAATCTATATCGTAGCGTCCGGCGAACTAATGGCTCTTTACGCAGCGAACAATATTTCCAAGGGCATTCAAAAATATGCGACTACCGGCAAGGTGCGCTTGGGAGGCATTATCTGCAACAGCCGTAAAGTCGACAACGAGCTGGAACTGCTGCAGGCGTTTGCAACGGAACTAGGCTCGCAGCTCATTCACTTTGTACCAAGGGACAATGTGGTGCAGCGGGCGGAAATCAATAAAAAGACGGTTATCGATTTTGATCCGAAAGAAGACCAATCGGACGAGTACCGCAAGCTGGCGATGGCTATCAACCAGAATAAAAACTTTGTCATTCCTAAACCGATGACGCAGGATCGCCTGGAAGAGCTGATGATGTCCTATGGTATCTTGGGCTAA
- a CDS encoding P-II family nitrogen regulator, with product MKEIIAIVRMNKTNATKKALVESGAAGFTATKVLGRGKLVDDPTVIAARKADLMRLAEEEDMREAEVLIDGFLDGTRLFPRRMFNVIAHDADVDKIVKSIIAANQTNNQVGDGKIFILPLLDAYRVRTAEKGDAAI from the coding sequence ATGAAAGAGATCATTGCCATTGTGCGTATGAATAAGACTAATGCCACGAAAAAGGCATTGGTAGAGAGCGGAGCTGCCGGTTTTACGGCGACCAAGGTATTGGGACGAGGCAAGCTGGTAGATGATCCGACGGTGATTGCTGCTCGCAAAGCGGATTTGATGCGCTTGGCCGAAGAAGAAGATATGCGTGAGGCGGAGGTTTTGATTGACGGTTTTTTGGACGGCACTCGCCTGTTTCCGCGGCGCATGTTCAATGTCATTGCTCATGATGCTGATGTGGACAAAATTGTGAAATCCATTATTGCAGCCAATCAGACCAACAATCAGGTTGGCGACGGAAAAATCTTTATTCTGCCACTGCTGGATGCTTATCGGGTTCGTACGGCGGAAAAAGGCGATGCAGCGATTTAA
- a CDS encoding zinc dependent phospholipase C family protein: MSHGHPSSSLSGNWLLSLAGSVQHWFDRPALTHCFINRQAARILLTDGCTWEGSWLRRHLSSFNRGAVWADADWKNIHHYLQPLNRRGLWRFHSALEEFQSYFEKAVSAAKNADEKQAAFFLGAAAHLLQDLCVPHHAQAQLFDGHKEYETWAASHRHQYKAQAGGLYYTRQDPLAWLLENAELATSLYARTAQGANEADYRHATQILLPLAQRSTAGLLERFSSRLALRPSFAGWRQRDEAANG; this comes from the coding sequence GTGAGTCACGGACATCCATCGTCATCATTATCAGGAAACTGGCTGCTAAGCCTAGCCGGTAGCGTGCAGCATTGGTTTGATCGTCCGGCCTTGACGCATTGCTTTATTAATCGTCAGGCAGCGCGCATTTTGCTCACCGACGGCTGTACATGGGAAGGTTCCTGGCTGCGCCGGCATCTCTCTTCATTTAATCGCGGCGCCGTCTGGGCCGACGCGGACTGGAAAAACATACACCATTATTTACAGCCTCTGAACCGCAGAGGCCTTTGGCGTTTTCATTCCGCTTTAGAAGAATTCCAAAGCTATTTTGAAAAGGCCGTAAGCGCCGCCAAAAATGCTGACGAAAAACAGGCAGCTTTCTTTTTGGGCGCTGCCGCGCATTTGCTGCAAGATCTTTGCGTACCTCACCATGCCCAAGCGCAGCTCTTCGACGGACATAAAGAATATGAAACATGGGCCGCCAGCCATCGCCATCAATATAAGGCGCAGGCAGGCGGTCTTTACTATACCCGCCAAGACCCCCTGGCTTGGCTGCTGGAAAATGCCGAACTGGCAACCTCGCTATACGCCCGCACCGCCCAAGGAGCGAACGAAGCCGATTACCGCCACGCCACGCAAATCCTGCTGCCTCTGGCGCAGCGCAGCACCGCAGGTCTCTTAGAGCGGTTCTCCAGCCGCTTAGCCCTGCGTCCTTCCTTTGCCGGCTGGCGTCAACGAGACGAAGCAGCCAATGGTTAA
- a CDS encoding CPBP family intramembrane glutamic endopeptidase gives MDISLPDSSFTLLCYSLLYLGVACLWLPVSIFGQPLWLILAASAGFSGLISGQLTPLGLGLAVLYFFIAYRFSRAAHSFEKGLSGLLLAAFSLLLGVHLLPGFHNLKALDAVLVSADGLPFTMYLNLDKTLVALGLLGWCTPRLFTRPDWRQLLPFLSSRGLIFLPLIFILALASGKVHWDPKLPSYTLLWMLTNLLFVCTAEEAFFRGFLQRQLALLWKDRPLRQTLPLVLASFVYGLSHFAGGSLYVAFVTLAGLYYGWAYQRTGCIEASILLHFLVNAAHFLLFTYPSLP, from the coding sequence ATGGATATTTCACTGCCCGACTCATCTTTTACGCTTCTTTGTTATAGCTTGCTTTATCTTGGCGTTGCCTGCCTGTGGCTTCCCGTTTCTATCTTTGGTCAGCCTCTTTGGCTTATTCTTGCCGCCTCCGCAGGCTTTAGCGGGCTTATAAGCGGCCAGCTGACTCCGCTCGGCCTAGGACTGGCCGTTTTATATTTTTTTATCGCTTACCGGTTTTCACGGGCAGCACATTCTTTCGAAAAAGGGCTTAGCGGGCTACTGCTCGCCGCCTTTTCCCTACTCTTAGGCGTCCATCTCTTGCCGGGCTTTCATAATCTCAAAGCGCTTGACGCCGTTTTAGTCAGCGCCGATGGACTTCCTTTTACAATGTATTTAAACCTGGATAAAACCCTTGTCGCTCTGGGTCTTCTGGGCTGGTGTACGCCCAGACTTTTCACGCGGCCAGACTGGCGTCAGCTCTTGCCGTTTTTGAGCTCCCGCGGTCTTATTTTTTTGCCTCTTATTTTTATCCTGGCTCTTGCATCCGGCAAAGTCCACTGGGATCCGAAGCTGCCTAGCTATACTTTATTATGGATGCTCACGAACCTGCTCTTTGTCTGCACTGCGGAGGAAGCCTTCTTTCGCGGCTTCTTGCAGCGGCAGCTCGCTCTTCTTTGGAAAGACCGTCCCTTGCGACAAACACTGCCGCTTGTATTAGCTTCCTTCGTTTATGGTCTTTCTCATTTTGCCGGCGGCTCGTTGTATGTCGCCTTCGTCACCCTTGCCGGCCTATATTATGGCTGGGCTTATCAAAGAACCGGCTGTATTGAAGCTTCTATCTTGCTGCATTTTTTAGTAAATGCGGCCCATTTCCTTCTTTTCACTTATCCGTCATTGCCATAA
- a CDS encoding viroplasmin family protein, protein MAGKNKFYAVREGRIPGIYTNWPECQKQVSGYPNAAFKGFPTKEEALAFMNAQISTAAAPEENPAGIHIYVDGSFSKGQYSWAFAVYEDGNLTHSDSGVGEDPEAAKMRNVAGELAGATMAIQWAEENDIQPISIHHDYSGLAKWATKEWQAKNPFTAWYAAFASQRLSWVTFCKVAGHTGVEGNELADKLAKQALGLLK, encoded by the coding sequence ATGGCTGGCAAGAATAAATTCTACGCCGTCCGCGAAGGACGAATTCCTGGCATTTACACCAATTGGCCGGAGTGTCAGAAACAAGTCAGCGGCTATCCCAATGCCGCTTTTAAGGGCTTTCCTACGAAAGAGGAAGCCCTTGCTTTTATGAACGCCCAAATCTCGACAGCTGCCGCGCCGGAAGAAAATCCTGCAGGCATACATATCTACGTCGACGGCAGCTTTAGCAAAGGCCAATACAGCTGGGCCTTTGCCGTCTATGAAGACGGAAATTTGACGCACTCAGACAGCGGCGTCGGCGAAGATCCCGAAGCGGCTAAAATGCGCAACGTTGCCGGTGAACTGGCCGGAGCCACTATGGCGATCCAGTGGGCCGAAGAGAACGATATTCAGCCGATCTCGATTCATCACGACTACAGCGGCCTAGCTAAATGGGCCACCAAAGAATGGCAGGCTAAAAATCCCTTTACCGCCTGGTACGCCGCTTTTGCTTCCCAGCGTCTCAGCTGGGTGACCTTCTGCAAAGTAGCCGGTCATACCGGCGTAGAAGGAAATGAGCTGGCGGATAAATTGGCCAAACAAGCACTGGGGCTGCTTAAGTAA
- a CDS encoding ArnT family glycosyltransferase, with the protein MQIKTRYFLEKLLLAWAAAGIGLALVTSAMYLLWPGFGEQGEVNFASVAWLVSNGQPLYTDVDAAQRYSLQHGPIVYLLIGGIMQLLGPSYLTAKLSGVVMFWLILALSFSMFKRAGGTRNALLFTGLEAWLLFHWHNSCYIRPDAMLVVCMLISLYAISCIRNKTLMLAICAVTFGVMINLKIHGVIYLLPLLVLLTKYLTVKRFLAASFLMAIVGGLPFLLPQVSLENYLFWIQTSVQMAVGDPASTLRNFAPKLAAILILALFPYCFAVLRDIRLYNFYRHNRMVLKALLLGVLAASIIGSKPGSGTNHLMPLIPFYCYLLLRLNQEKPEADLAVSTGRIWRRRISGIVLGVLFLLVTLGGAHKEITLLKMAATDDRRPVLQELAELENAYAGKTMEIGYGEKGNRVITDCIPQLVFHGQPLLIEKVAFGDMLAVKVPIPAATVQALRDGYIQVWLIPKGQKPFPWISEEAFSQAFLQNYHLEESTTHFDVWTYKPQM; encoded by the coding sequence ATGCAGATAAAAACCCGATATTTTCTGGAAAAATTGTTGTTGGCGTGGGCCGCTGCCGGTATTGGTTTAGCGCTGGTGACCTCTGCGATGTATTTGCTTTGGCCGGGCTTTGGCGAGCAAGGCGAGGTCAATTTTGCATCGGTGGCCTGGTTGGTCAGCAACGGGCAGCCTCTTTATACGGATGTGGATGCGGCGCAGCGGTACAGCTTGCAGCATGGTCCGATTGTATATTTGCTGATTGGCGGTATCATGCAACTGCTGGGGCCTAGCTATCTTACGGCGAAGCTATCCGGCGTAGTCATGTTTTGGCTGATTTTAGCGCTTTCGTTTAGTATGTTTAAACGAGCTGGCGGTACAAGAAACGCTCTGCTTTTTACCGGTCTGGAAGCCTGGCTCTTATTTCATTGGCATAACTCTTGTTATATTCGGCCGGACGCCATGCTGGTGGTATGCATGCTAATCAGTTTGTATGCGATTTCCTGTATTCGAAACAAGACGCTTATGTTGGCAATTTGCGCGGTTACGTTTGGTGTAATGATCAATCTTAAAATTCACGGTGTCATTTATTTGCTGCCGTTGTTGGTGCTTTTAACTAAATATCTTACGGTGAAACGCTTTTTGGCAGCTTCTTTTTTGATGGCGATTGTGGGGGGGCTTCCTTTTTTACTGCCGCAGGTTTCATTGGAGAATTATCTTTTTTGGATTCAAACGTCTGTGCAGATGGCTGTGGGCGATCCGGCGTCTACTTTGCGGAACTTTGCGCCTAAATTGGCGGCGATTTTGATTTTGGCCTTGTTTCCTTACTGCTTTGCAGTGCTGCGCGACATTCGCTTGTACAACTTTTACCGACATAATAGGATGGTGCTGAAGGCACTGCTGTTAGGCGTATTGGCCGCTTCCATTATTGGCTCCAAACCAGGGAGCGGTACCAATCATCTTATGCCCCTTATTCCTTTTTATTGTTACTTGCTGCTGCGGTTGAATCAGGAAAAACCGGAGGCAGATCTGGCTGTAAGTACAGGCCGCATCTGGAGACGCAGAATTAGCGGCATTGTTTTAGGAGTGTTGTTTTTACTAGTTACTTTGGGCGGAGCCCACAAGGAAATAACGTTGCTGAAAATGGCGGCAACCGATGACAGAAGACCTGTTTTGCAGGAATTGGCAGAGCTTGAAAATGCCTATGCCGGTAAGACGATGGAGATTGGTTATGGTGAAAAAGGGAATCGCGTAATTACAGACTGTATTCCCCAGTTGGTGTTTCATGGGCAGCCGCTGTTAATAGAAAAGGTTGCCTTTGGGGATATGCTGGCCGTGAAAGTCCCGATTCCCGCAGCTACGGTACAGGCGTTGCGGGATGGGTATATCCAGGTCTGGTTGATTCCTAAGGGGCAGAAGCCATTTCCTTGGATTAGCGAAGAAGCCTTTTCGCAAGCTTTTTTGCAAAACTATCATTTAGAAGAAAGCACTACTCATTTTGACGTTTGGACATATAAGCCCCAAATGTAA
- a CDS encoding TlpA family protein disulfide reductase yields MKIRSEMMKMFFLTCCFLVALTAVCAAGGANAGDKWTPRDLPLLDGTPVTLAPEKDKILVLNFFATWCPYCVRELPEFNQVYLKYQDKVKMYVIDMWETPDKANAFMYQNGYQIPTLFDNTGKTLANDMGMRGIPVTLIIDEEGTIRIRQNGMMPPGYLEKAIQQVMRKNEAAK; encoded by the coding sequence ATGAAAATACGAAGTGAAATGATGAAAATGTTTTTTTTGACGTGTTGTTTCTTGGTGGCGTTGACGGCTGTCTGTGCAGCTGGCGGTGCGAACGCCGGAGATAAGTGGACTCCTCGTGATTTGCCGCTCCTAGATGGAACGCCAGTGACGCTGGCGCCGGAGAAGGATAAGATTCTGGTGTTGAATTTTTTTGCCACCTGGTGTCCATATTGTGTAAGAGAGTTGCCGGAGTTTAATCAAGTATACTTAAAGTATCAAGACAAAGTCAAAATGTATGTCATTGATATGTGGGAAACCCCGGATAAAGCCAATGCCTTTATGTATCAAAACGGTTATCAAATTCCGACGCTTTTTGACAATACAGGCAAGACGTTGGCTAATGATATGGGCATGCGGGGCATACCGGTGACGCTGATTATTGACGAAGAGGGAACTATCCGGATACGGCAAAACGGCATGATGCCGCCTGGATATTTGGAGAAAGCCATCCAGCAGGTTATGAGAAAAAATGAGGCAGCAAAATGA